One window of the Terriglobales bacterium genome contains the following:
- a CDS encoding thioesterase family protein: protein MSKDVPMGIHAELTHVVEHKHTLAGIDPKLPPVLATPWMIGWMEGACYLAQEPYCEDGETTVGTAIHVDHRAPTGIGETVVAEAVLERIDGRFFIYRVTARNEQQSIGSGTVHRAVVNVKRFLDKIRNT from the coding sequence ATGAGCAAAGACGTTCCCATGGGCATCCACGCCGAATTGACACATGTAGTCGAACACAAGCACACGCTCGCAGGAATCGATCCGAAGTTGCCGCCAGTGCTGGCTACGCCCTGGATGATCGGGTGGATGGAGGGTGCTTGTTATCTGGCGCAGGAGCCTTATTGCGAAGATGGGGAAACGACTGTTGGGACAGCGATCCATGTGGATCACCGCGCACCTACCGGTATCGGAGAAACAGTTGTCGCCGAGGCCGTGTTGGAGCGCATCGACGGGCGATTCTTCATTTACCGGGTAACTGCTCGCAATGAGCAACAGTCAATCGGATCGGGCACAGTGCACCGCGCTGTTGTGAATGTGAAGAGGTTTTTGGACAAGATCAGGAATACCTAA